AAAAATTAATGGTAATTACCACTAAAAAAGGGTATTAATTTAATATAAGGTTTATTAAAAATTGGGGAGGATTTATGGAGAGATTTAAGAAAATTATCATTATAATATACTATATTTGTCTTTTCATTGTTGCCTCTAATGCCTTGGCTACTAGAGACAACCTGCTGATTAGACTGTTGGCGGCCATAGTTTTGGTTGTAAGCCTTAGCAAAATTTTTAAAAAGGAAACGTGGACAAGTTTATTTGCTATTGATGCAAACAAGATTAGTTAGATATGCGACTATATATTAAAAGGAGGATTTATGTTTTACAAGGCTGATTATTTTGTTTTAGAAGACGCTATGCTTGAAGATTATTATATGGAAGTTGAAGACGGGGTCATTGTTGGTTTTTCCAAAAATGAACCGGGCGACTATGAGTATTTGGGAGAGATTGTGGCTCCTGGTCTTGTCGATACCCACATCCATGGTTACCACGGCAAGGATATTATGAATGCCGAAGAAGGGGCATTAAATGTGATTTCTAAGGGACTTTTGGAGTGCGGAGTTACTAGCTTTTTACCAACCACTCTTACAGATTCTAAAGAAAAGACAGACGCTGCCCTCAAGAGAGTTGGTGCAGAATACAAGGATGTAGAAGGGGCCAAGGTAAGGGGAGTTTTCCTTGAAGGACCATTTTTCACTGAGAAATACAAGGGCGCCCAAAATCCTGCCTACATGTCAGATCCAAAAATCGATTATTTAAAGGAATGGATTGAACTTTCAGATGGTTTGGTAAATAAAATCGCCATCGCTCCTGAAAGGGAAGGTGCAGAAGACTTTATTAGAAAGGCCAATGCAATGGGTGTTAGAGTTGCTCTCGGCCATTCTGATGCGACCTTCGACCAAGCTGTGGCTGCTGTTGATGCTGGGGCAAATATTTTTGTTCACACCTACAACGGCATGAGCGGTCTCCACCACAGAGAACCTGGCATGGTTGGTGCTGCTATGTCTACAGATGCTATTTCTGAGCTAATTTGTGACGGCCACCACGTAAATCCAAATGCAGCAAATATCCTAATGAACGCCAAGGGAAGGGACAAGATTGCCCTAATTACCGATTGCATGAGCGCTGGCGGCATGGCTGATGGGGACTATATGCTAGGAGATTTCCCTGTTAGGGTTGAGGGCGGCACAGCTAGGCTTAAGGATGGCGGCTCTCTTGCAGGTTCCATCCTTAAATTAAAGGAAGCTGTTAAAA
This genomic window from Anaerococcus murdochii contains:
- the nagA gene encoding N-acetylglucosamine-6-phosphate deacetylase, translating into MFYKADYFVLEDAMLEDYYMEVEDGVIVGFSKNEPGDYEYLGEIVAPGLVDTHIHGYHGKDIMNAEEGALNVISKGLLECGVTSFLPTTLTDSKEKTDAALKRVGAEYKDVEGAKVRGVFLEGPFFTEKYKGAQNPAYMSDPKIDYLKEWIELSDGLVNKIAIAPEREGAEDFIRKANAMGVRVALGHSDATFDQAVAAVDAGANIFVHTYNGMSGLHHREPGMVGAAMSTDAISELICDGHHVNPNAANILMNAKGRDKIALITDCMSAGGMADGDYMLGDFPVRVEGGTARLKDGGSLAGSILKLKEAVKNVIDWEIADIFEAIQMASLVPAKSVGIDDVCGKLKEGYSADFIVLDYDMNLEKTFLNGKLVYSK